The Lutzomyia longipalpis isolate SR_M1_2022 chromosome 2, ASM2433408v1 DNA window TTACTCCTTACGGGGACACTGCTTCACTAGATGATCCTCCGAACCGCACGCAAAACATCGGCGTTTTCCACTCTTCTGTGCTCCAGTTTTTGTCTCCCCTTCTTCCTTGTCCTTTGCCACGTTCACTTCGTGTGTCTCTTCCTCTTGGGATGCCTCACTAGAGCTATCTTCTGtctctttctttttgttcaCCATCTTGTCCGGATGATACTTTCCATCCTCCGATGAACTCTTGCTGCTTGAGGGACTCGATTCCTCACGATCCTTTGTCACAATTTTATCCACCTTTTTCATGTAGCTAAGAAAGTCTGGAAGATTTCCAGCCGGAGCAGACAACAACAGTCCTTTAACCATCACATTTGGAATTCCTTCGATGAGGTATTCCCGGATATCGTCATCCCGCAGGTTAATCCTCCGGGCCTGTTTCACCACCGAGTGAAAATACTCCTCCACTGATTCCTCTTTCTTTCGCTTTCTCATCCTCAGTTCATGGTGAATTTGGACGCTCGAGAGTTTctccggaaaattcaaaagaagttCCTTCTTAAATTCCGCGTATGATCTGATAGCTCCTTGATTTCCCTCGTACCAGTCCTTCGCAGCACCTTTAAGCCGAAATACGGCAGCTACCAACGACTGTTGAGCATCCATATCGAAGAGCATTCTTGCATCATCCACCTTTCGTAGCCATTCTACCGCGAGCAACCCGTCCTT harbors:
- the LOC129790574 gene encoding uncharacterized protein LOC129790574; translated protein: MATGEETFREEDSGYNPGNESTVTMTTPTAYRPRLTAVEMEALIPAFDPGQKDGLLAVEWLRKVDDARMLFDMDAQQSLVAAVFRLKGAAKDWYEGNQGAIRSYAEFKKELLLNFPEKLSSVQIHHELRMRKRKKEESVEEYFHSVVKQARRINLRDDDIREYLIEGIPNVMVKGLLLSAPAGNLPDFLSYMKKVDKIVTKDREESSPSSSKSSSEDGKYHPDKMVNKKKETEDSSSEASQEEETHEVNVAKDKEEGETKTGAQKSGKRRCFACGSEDHLVKQCPRKE